In Salirhabdus salicampi, a genomic segment contains:
- a CDS encoding YycH family regulatory protein: MNIERIKSILLVILVSLSIVLTVGLWSYQPIYDELEETPVILHDTFINGTEQEIRDVVKPSHIVMNYMGQHFLLMDNHDRDQLLNHLQEWPIHEFDHFSQRGQHSSEHTTIELLFPEPIPYSMIGSLLLVDNESFANREFDKMIIELADGTLGINISFVSSVNHDTITAQVRNEESYEYISGLFQRIGNEKYIEVNKYEINPNTEIYLPRQEVRLPRRTFTTNNISVSPLVNALFTEPSIVRRNEANLGKEYYTDGSRSIRIFEGIQNQRFMEFVNPVTDERNSLDHDELIYNTVQFINDHHGWTGDYYLFQISTDNTVTYRMHFNNFPIFGHDELSAINIKWINQEVNRYDRPLFRLTTSFESYDQVINLVSGERVLNFIETYYNPNLISDIKIGYTIKEESEGFSRDIISLEPEWYIEYNGTWIPLYNSDSIEKQGGSKDAMGAD, translated from the coding sequence ATGAATATTGAACGGATAAAATCAATCTTACTAGTCATTCTTGTAAGTCTCAGTATTGTATTGACTGTAGGTCTTTGGAGTTATCAGCCAATTTATGATGAGTTGGAAGAAACGCCTGTTATTTTACATGATACGTTTATAAATGGGACTGAACAGGAGATTCGAGATGTAGTGAAACCATCTCATATCGTTATGAATTATATGGGCCAACACTTTTTATTGATGGACAATCATGACAGAGACCAATTATTAAACCATTTACAAGAGTGGCCGATACATGAATTTGACCACTTTTCACAAAGAGGTCAACACAGTTCGGAGCATACAACGATTGAACTACTTTTTCCAGAACCAATTCCATATTCTATGATAGGCTCTCTTTTACTTGTAGATAATGAAAGCTTTGCTAATCGTGAATTTGATAAAATGATTATTGAGTTGGCAGATGGTACATTAGGGATTAACATTTCATTTGTATCGTCTGTAAATCATGACACAATTACAGCTCAGGTTCGAAATGAAGAGTCTTATGAGTATATCTCAGGTTTATTTCAACGAATCGGAAATGAAAAATATATAGAAGTAAATAAATACGAAATAAATCCAAATACGGAGATTTATTTGCCTCGTCAGGAAGTAAGATTACCGAGACGAACATTTACAACAAACAATATTTCCGTATCACCGCTTGTAAATGCGCTGTTTACCGAACCGTCTATTGTAAGAAGAAATGAAGCGAATCTAGGGAAGGAATATTACACGGATGGCAGCCGTTCAATACGTATATTTGAAGGGATTCAAAATCAACGATTTATGGAGTTTGTTAATCCAGTAACTGACGAGCGGAACAGTTTGGATCATGATGAGTTAATCTATAATACTGTGCAATTTATTAATGATCACCATGGATGGACTGGAGATTATTATTTGTTTCAAATCAGTACGGATAACACAGTAACATATCGAATGCATTTTAATAATTTTCCTATTTTTGGGCATGACGAACTAAGCGCCATTAATATAAAATGGATTAACCAAGAAGTGAATCGTTATGATCGCCCGTTATTCCGTTTAACAACATCATTTGAAAGTTATGATCAAGTCATCAATCTAGTCTCCGGGGAACGTGTATTAAACTTTATAGAGACATATTATAATCCAAACCTAATCAGTGATATAAAAATTGGATACACCATCAAAGAGGAAAGTGAAGGGTTCTCGAGGGATATTATTTCTTTAGAACCGGAGTGGTATATTGAGTATAATGGAACGTGGATACCTTTATACAACTCTGACTCAATCGAAAAGCAAGGAGGCAGTAAAGATGCAATGGGGGCAGATTAA
- a CDS encoding two-component system regulatory protein YycI: MQWGQIKTIFIICFLALDIFLFTQYVNKQNQGDWEVISESTFEEQIEAEEIIIDDLPDVTEKAHYISARPHKYTEEEVSHLNQRGTYNIYNDELLIYEFQQPIAIDDITNRETIIRKVNDNVLYSNEYMFWGLNTDLNILLFFQRYEDQPVYFNAGGMLLVFLNEDNEMVRYVQKMLDDIQIQGNEKEIIKPIQAVEVLYANNAVYSGDEITDVVLGYHTLVPLTEGVQAFVPTWRVTINRDRNYFVNAMERQMISRDENEFIEEIQQLINEVESNWRSEEQ, translated from the coding sequence ATGCAATGGGGGCAGATTAAAACCATTTTTATCATATGCTTCCTTGCCTTGGATATCTTTCTATTTACCCAATATGTTAATAAACAAAACCAAGGAGACTGGGAAGTTATTTCGGAATCTACCTTTGAAGAGCAAATTGAAGCGGAAGAAATTATCATCGATGATCTACCAGATGTAACTGAAAAAGCCCACTATATTTCTGCACGGCCTCATAAATATACAGAAGAGGAAGTCAGTCATTTAAATCAACGCGGTACCTATAACATTTATAATGATGAACTACTCATCTATGAATTTCAGCAACCTATTGCAATTGATGATATAACGAATCGTGAAACGATTATTCGAAAGGTAAACGACAATGTATTATACAGTAACGAGTACATGTTTTGGGGATTAAATACCGACTTAAATATCCTCCTGTTTTTCCAACGATACGAAGATCAACCTGTATACTTTAATGCAGGGGGAATGCTCCTCGTTTTCTTAAATGAGGATAACGAAATGGTTCGATATGTACAAAAAATGTTAGATGACATCCAAATTCAAGGCAACGAAAAAGAAATCATAAAACCGATACAAGCGGTTGAAGTTTTATATGCTAATAACGCAGTTTATTCAGGGGATGAAATTACAGATGTAGTACTCGGTTACCATACGTTAGTTCCATTAACAGAAGGTGTACAAGCGTTTGTACCGACTTGGAGAGTAACAATTAACAGGGATCGGAATTATTTTGTTAATGCTATGGAGAGACAAATGATTTCCAGAGATGAAAATGAATTTATAGAGGAAATACAACAACTTATTAATGAAGTTGAATCAAACTGGCGGAGTGAAGAACAGTGA
- a CDS encoding MBL fold metallo-hydrolase: MTLHFSVLASGSSGNAFYIGSDKQKLLVDAGLSGKQMENLFNQIDINPNDLDGILVTHEHSDHIKGLGILARRYQLPIYANEKTWKAMEGKIGDVKLGQRFMFHMETTQTFGDIDVESFGVSHDAAEPMFYVFHHNGKKVALVTDLGYVSERIKKTVENADAYIFEANHDISMLRMGRYPWNVKRRILGDLGHVSNEDCALALTDIIGNKTKRIYLAHLSQDNNMKDLARMSVSQILEERGFMGNTSLELYDTDPKQATPLYEVS, from the coding sequence GTGACATTACATTTTAGTGTTTTAGCATCAGGGAGTTCGGGGAATGCTTTTTATATTGGCTCTGATAAACAAAAACTATTAGTAGATGCGGGACTTAGTGGAAAGCAAATGGAGAATTTGTTTAACCAAATTGATATTAATCCTAATGATTTGGATGGGATTTTGGTTACACATGAGCACAGCGACCACATTAAAGGTTTGGGGATATTAGCCCGGAGATATCAGTTGCCGATTTATGCAAACGAGAAAACATGGAAAGCTATGGAAGGGAAAATAGGGGACGTAAAACTTGGTCAAAGGTTTATGTTTCATATGGAAACAACTCAAACATTTGGTGATATAGATGTCGAATCATTTGGTGTTTCCCATGACGCTGCAGAACCTATGTTTTATGTTTTTCACCATAATGGAAAAAAAGTAGCACTCGTAACAGATTTAGGTTATGTATCTGAACGAATTAAGAAAACCGTGGAAAATGCTGATGCCTATATATTTGAGGCCAATCATGACATTTCAATGCTTCGTATGGGGCGTTACCCTTGGAATGTAAAACGAAGAATATTAGGTGATCTTGGTCATGTTTCGAATGAAGATTGTGCCCTCGCATTAACAGATATTATTGGAAATAAAACGAAACGCATTTATTTAGCTCATTTAAGCCAAGATAACAATATGAAAGATTTAGCACGTATGTCCGTGAGTCAAATCCTAGAAGAACGTGGGTTCATGGGGAATACGAGCTTGGAATTATATGATACAGATCCTAAACAGGCGACACCTCTTTATGAAGTTAGCTAA
- a CDS encoding S1C family serine protease — MGYYDDHGPKRQERSGKSWIIPSILGLILGIFLVILSLPTLIQANLLPYQFTIDDENNTITQGNGDGTTQSVNVNISTQVTDIVENVSNTVVGVVNIGGSDFWINQRNEAGTGSGVIYKLKGQYAYVVTNHHVVQGASEVEVVLADGSRIEAKLLGSDMFSDLAVLRVSAEEVDQAIDLGSSENVKVGEPVIAIGNPLGLEFAGSVTQGIISGKERVVPQDLNGDGVEDWHAEVIQTDAAINPGNSGGALINMQGQLIGINSMKIAQHAVEGIGFSIPIDVAKPIIDDLEEDGKIARPYMGIEPRSLSEIHSYHWQNTLKLPRSVEGGVVIEMIEPVAPASQGGLKRYDVIVALDGEPVMDVIDLRKHLYTKKNPGDEMTVTYYREGKQGEVSITLSAQEF; from the coding sequence TTGGGTTATTATGATGACCATGGACCAAAAAGACAAGAGCGAAGCGGAAAGAGCTGGATTATACCGTCTATACTTGGACTTATTTTAGGTATTTTTCTCGTCATACTGTCATTACCTACATTAATACAAGCCAATTTACTTCCATATCAATTCACGATAGATGATGAAAACAATACAATTACTCAAGGTAATGGAGATGGCACTACACAATCTGTGAATGTTAACATATCAACTCAGGTTACAGACATTGTGGAAAATGTTTCAAACACCGTAGTTGGTGTAGTGAATATTGGCGGATCAGACTTTTGGATCAATCAACGAAACGAAGCAGGAACTGGTTCGGGAGTCATTTACAAATTAAAGGGTCAGTATGCTTATGTAGTAACCAATCATCACGTTGTACAAGGTGCTTCAGAAGTTGAAGTCGTACTAGCAGATGGGTCAAGAATAGAAGCTAAATTGTTAGGAAGTGATATGTTTTCCGATTTAGCCGTATTGCGTGTATCAGCAGAAGAAGTGGACCAGGCAATAGACCTTGGAAGTTCGGAAAATGTGAAGGTTGGAGAACCTGTTATTGCGATTGGAAACCCCTTGGGACTAGAATTTGCAGGATCGGTTACCCAGGGAATCATAAGTGGTAAAGAACGAGTTGTACCACAGGATTTAAACGGTGATGGAGTAGAGGACTGGCATGCAGAAGTAATCCAAACCGATGCGGCAATTAATCCAGGGAATTCTGGTGGGGCCTTAATTAATATGCAGGGTCAGCTAATTGGGATTAATTCGATGAAAATTGCCCAACATGCGGTAGAGGGGATTGGATTTTCTATCCCGATTGATGTAGCAAAACCAATTATTGATGATCTTGAAGAGGATGGAAAAATAGCTCGTCCATATATGGGAATTGAACCACGATCACTTTCAGAAATCCACAGCTACCATTGGCAAAACACACTGAAGTTGCCACGGAGTGTAGAAGGTGGCGTAGTTATTGAAATGATTGAACCAGTTGCACCAGCATCCCAAGGTGGACTAAAACGGTATGATGTAATCGTAGCCCTGGATGGTGAACCAGTCATGGATGTTATTGATTTAAGAAAACATTTATATACGAAGAAAAATCCTGGAGATGAAATGACGGTCACGTATTACAGGGAAGGAAAACAGGGAGAAGTATCGATTACACTGTCAGCACAAGAATTTTAA
- a CDS encoding CxxH/CxxC protein, producing the protein MKQYVCGKHVDLAMEKLIDETAFPPKLEQLTGNEELSTACEYCENNALYVVANIDSDTK; encoded by the coding sequence ATGAAACAATACGTTTGTGGAAAACATGTTGATTTAGCAATGGAAAAGTTAATAGATGAAACAGCTTTTCCACCAAAGTTAGAACAATTAACAGGAAATGAAGAGTTATCAACAGCCTGTGAATATTGTGAGAATAATGCTCTATATGTAGTAGCGAACATAGATTCTGATACAAAATAA
- the rlmH gene encoding 23S rRNA (pseudouridine(1915)-N(3))-methyltransferase RlmH — protein sequence MLKISVITVGKLKEKYLKQGIAEYTKRLSAYTKLELVEVPDEKAPEILSEAEEENVKEKEGERILNKLSTDTYVITLEIKGKQLTSEQLAKKVDDLSTYGKSKIAFIIGGSLGLSDDVLKRSDYALSFSNMTFPHQLMKLILLEQIYRAFRINRGEPYHK from the coding sequence ATGCTAAAAATTTCAGTTATAACAGTAGGAAAGTTAAAGGAGAAGTATTTAAAGCAAGGAATAGCCGAGTACACGAAAAGACTATCAGCGTACACAAAATTGGAACTAGTGGAGGTTCCAGATGAAAAAGCCCCTGAAATATTAAGTGAGGCAGAAGAAGAGAATGTGAAAGAGAAGGAAGGAGAACGGATTTTAAACAAGTTATCCACAGATACATATGTGATTACGCTTGAAATAAAAGGAAAACAATTAACATCAGAACAATTAGCTAAAAAGGTAGATGATCTCTCAACATATGGCAAGAGTAAAATCGCGTTTATCATTGGCGGTTCATTAGGATTAAGTGACGATGTTTTGAAACGAAGTGATTATGCACTTTCATTTTCAAATATGACATTTCCACACCAATTAATGAAACTTATATTGTTAGAGCAAATTTATCGCGCATTTCGCATAAATCGAGGTGAACCGTACCATAAATAG